Sequence from the Xenorhabdus nematophila ATCC 19061 genome:
ATGCCGCCAGCGGTTCGGCGTGTTGAGATACCCAAGGCGACGGGGGGAACGAGACCATTGGGGATACCCACGGTAGCGGATCGCATCGCGCAGATGGTGGTCAAAGACAGGCTGGAGCCGATTCTGGAGCCACAATTCCACGTTGACTCCTATGGCTACCGCCCGCACAAATCTGCGCACGATGCCCTGAGAGTAGCCCGGCAACGATGCTGGCGCACTGACTGGGTGCTGGACGTGGACATCAAGAGATTCTTCGATAACATCGATCATGAACTCCTGATGAGAGCGGTGCGCAGGCATACGGATTGCAGATGGGTGCTGCTCTACATTGAGCGATGGCTAACCGCGTCGGTGTACATGCCGGATGGAACGGTGCAGATAAGGGACAAGGGGACGCCTCAGGGAGGGGTCGTTAGTCCGTTGCTGGCCAATCTGTTCCTGCATTATGCATTCGATATGTGGATGAAACGGGAATTCCCCGTCGTCCGGTTTGAGCGGTACGCTGATGATATAGTCATCCACTGCAAGAGTCATGCGCAGGCAATGATGTTGCGTGGCAAGCTCAGAAAGCGTCTGGCTGAGTGTAAGCTGGAGATGAGTCCGGGTAAGACGAAAGTTGTCTACTGCAAGGACAGGGAAAGAACGGAGGCATATCCTGAAATCAGCTTCGACTTTTTGGGCTACACGTTCAGGCCAAGAAAGTCGGTCTCGAAAGAAGGAGAGCTATTGGTGAATTTCCTGCCAGCAATGAGCACCAGAGCTGCGAAGGCAATCCGACAGACAGTACGGGGCTGGGATTTGAGTCACAAAACACCGCTGTCGTTGGAAGTCATGGCACGATGGCTCAACCCCATGTTACGAGGCTGGGTTAAGTACTATGGGCGCTTTTATCGGTCAGCAATGGACTGTGTAGCCAGTCATGTAGATCTGCACCTTGCTAAATAGGTTACCCGCAAATATAAGCGGGTACACGGTAGTCTGGTTCAGGCGTATGAATGGTTAGGCAGGATACGGAGCGTTAAGCCCGGTCTGTTTGCACACTGGGAAACTTGTACGCGGCGCGAACGGTCAACGACAAGAGCCGGATGACGGGAGACTGTCACGTCCGGTTCCGTGGGAGCGCAGGGGGGAAGTTCCCTTGCGCGACCCGATAACCCCGTACTGGTGGGCAGGATGTACGGTAATATTCAGCATTGCGGAGGCCATTCTGTTACCCAATTTGAGCATTTTGCTCGATCGCCTTGCGCCGGAACGCTATCGAGGGGCTTATTTAGGCACCTCAACGCTGGTCGTGCTCGGCCTGTCTTTGGGGCCTTTTGTAGGCGGAGCGCTCTTAGAGTGGTCGGGTAAGGGGGTGTTCGTCATGATGGCGCTGTTTTGCCTGTGTATTGCCGTTTTGATGCTGATAAATAAGCAAAAAATAAAACTCAGACTGAGAGAATAGAACATGAACGATAAAATTACCCTGATCACTGGCGGCGATCGCGGAATCGGCCGGGCAACCGCCCTCTATTTGGCAAGCAAGGGGCATAAAATTTGCGTTGGGTATCGAGTACGTGAAGCCAATGCACGCGAAGTCGTAGAACGGATCCGCCATGCCGGTGGGGAAGCCATCGCCATACAAGCTGACATCTCCCAGGAAGAGCAAATTGTGGCATTATTTAAACAGATAGATAAAGATCTTGGCCCCATTTCCGGATTGGTAAACAATGCCGGAATGCTGATGCCTCAAGCGTCAATCGAACAACTGAACGCACAGCGCTTGGCTATCCTATTTGCTACCAATGTCAGCGGAAGTTTCATCTGCGCGCGAGAAGCGATTAAACGCATGGCTTTTCGCCATGGTGGCCAAGGCGGTGTCATCGTGAACGTATCTTCCGCAGCATCACGCCTTGGCGCACCACACGAATATGTGGATTATGCCGCCTCAAAAGGCGCGATTGATACCCTGACCATCGGTTTGTCTTTAGAAGTCGCTGGCCAAGGCATCCGTGTTAATGCCGTTCGTCCCGGGTTTATTTATACCGACATGCATGCTGACGGTGGCGAAGCCGCACGAGTCGATCGAGTTAAAGACGACTTGCCGATGAAGCGCGGTGGTCAACCGGAAGAAGTAGCTCAAGCTATAGCATGGTTATTATCCGATGAGGCTTCATATGTAACAGGGAGCTTTATCGAATTGGCCGGGGGAAAATGAGGGCATAACAATAATATACAAGGTAGATAACCCAGCAATGCGCAGATGGCAGCGCATCCCCCCTCGCGGTCCGCAAATAGCCCGTTCACCGTTGCTAGGCTATTGGATGATGAACATAAGCACGCCGTTGGCGTGAGCATCGCGGCAACGCCGCTCTATTTCTAGGCAACCCCCTTCTCATCTTTTATACTCTGCTCCATGTATATTCCCAGACCCACTAAATTGCTATTTCAATATGACGACGGATGGAACTGCTTCATCGAAAATAACCACGTCGATGAATGGCAGATACTCAGCGTCGAAAAAATGCTCGCCTGCGGCACTTGCGCTATGTGCGTTCGCCGTTACTGCTGCTCATCTCCCGATTGCTCACATTCACGCTTCTTCTGCCAAAGCTGTAAATCCAAAGCCTGTAGTGCTTGTGGGATGAAAAGCACTGAACAATGGATTGCCGAGCAGCGTCATATTTTGCCTGATTGCGAATGGCAACATATCACTCTTACCATGCCCCATCTCCTTTGGCCTTTTTTCAACAACAACAGGGCCTTACTCAACCAACTCTTTCGCTGTGCAACCCGTGCCATGCTCAAACACGCATTGCGCCGAGGCCTCGAAATCGGTATCTTTTGCGCACTGCATACCTACGGTCGCCAACTCAATCAACATCCGCATATTCATTTATCGGTGACCCGAGGTGGACTCACCGAGTACGACACCTGGAAGCCCATTTTCTTTAAAAAGAAAGACGTCGAAAAAGTCTGGCGCAGTGCGGTTATTCGACTCCTTCGCGACGCTTATTTTCAACTACAGCCCAACACATTACTCGGCTTCGGGCACATTCGCGATTATCCGACGTGGTGCCGTTACCTCAATGCCCAGTTTCAGCGTTATTGGAAGCTGCATTTTGCCAAAAAGACCCGTGGCGCTTGGCACAACGTGAAATATTTGGGGCGTTACCTTAAACGCCCACCTATCTCGGCTTCTCAACTGAAACACTACAGCGGCGGCGCAGTGGTTCATCATTATTATGATCACCACAGCCAGCAACATCGGCGACAAATTTTATCCCAAGAAGAGATGATACGCCGCTATGTCAGCCATATCCCAGCTTGCCATTTTAAAATGATCCGCTATTACGGTTTTTTATCTAATCGTAAACGAGAAAGCTTATTAACCCGAATTCTGCTTAAGCTGCTGCGGGGAAATCGTCATCTGAGTAGAAAATCTTTGGTGACGGTTTCTTTTCTTTCATGCAGTAAGCAATCAATCCACATAAAACGGTTAACTGAAATCCTTTTATACTTCGGTGACGAGAATGCTCTATTTGAGAAATGAGTTTCAATTGACCATTAATGGTTTCGATAATAAACCGTTTTAATAACATTATTCTATCCCACTCTGCCTGCGCTTGTGCTTTCATGTTCCGGCGCTTCCTTGTGATGAAAGTGATCCCGTTTTGGGCTAAATCGTCCGCCAATGCTTTACTGAGATAGCCTTTGTCACCGTAAAGAGAACCCGTTAATTCTTGTGATAATTCACGAACAGGCTCTCGATCATCTACATTACCCGGTGTCACTTTAAGCGCCAGAATTTCCCCCAAATGGTTCACAATCAAGTGTAATTTGAAACCATAAAACCCGCCCATTGATGTTTTTCCTCGTGCGGCGACCCCTTCAAATACTTTATGACGGGGAATACGAATGTTATGACACACGCGCAAGCTCGTGGAGTCAA
This genomic interval carries:
- the ltrA gene encoding group II intron reverse transcriptase/maturase; this encodes MSQSKSFALSRQAVWRAYKKVKANKGSAGIDGQSIEEFDKNLAGNLYKLWNRMASGSYMPPAVRRVEIPKATGGTRPLGIPTVADRIAQMVVKDRLEPILEPQFHVDSYGYRPHKSAHDALRVARQRCWRTDWVLDVDIKRFFDNIDHELLMRAVRRHTDCRWVLLYIERWLTASVYMPDGTVQIRDKGTPQGGVVSPLLANLFLHYAFDMWMKREFPVVRFERYADDIVIHCKSHAQAMMLRGKLRKRLAECKLEMSPGKTKVVYCKDRERTEAYPEISFDFLGYTFRPRKSVSKEGELLVNFLPAMSTRAAKAIRQTVRGWDLSHKTPLSLEVMARWLNPMLRGWVKYYGRFYRSAMDCVASHVDLHLAK
- a CDS encoding MFS transporter, translating into MHTGKLVRGANGQRQEPDDGRLSRPVPWERRGEVPLRDPITPYWWAGCTVIFSIAEAILLPNLSILLDRLAPERYRGAYLGTSTLVVLGLSLGPFVGGALLEWSGKGVFVMMALFCLCIAVLMLINKQKIKLRLRE
- a CDS encoding SDR family oxidoreductase — protein: MNDKITLITGGDRGIGRATALYLASKGHKICVGYRVREANAREVVERIRHAGGEAIAIQADISQEEQIVALFKQIDKDLGPISGLVNNAGMLMPQASIEQLNAQRLAILFATNVSGSFICAREAIKRMAFRHGGQGGVIVNVSSAASRLGAPHEYVDYAASKGAIDTLTIGLSLEVAGQGIRVNAVRPGFIYTDMHADGGEAARVDRVKDDLPMKRGGQPEEVAQAIAWLLSDEASYVTGSFIELAGGK
- a CDS encoding IS982 family transposase, which gives rise to MNKLVEIFCDVDDFCRFFIPQWTQFCLDNGYRLRRRQGHMYPSEIMTILILFHMSNYRNFKLFYLEHIWKYHHHDFPTLLSYTRFVSVAPSVLTPLCSYLTQLKGKPTGIAFIDSTSLRVCHNIRIPRHKVFEGVAARGKTSMGGFYGFKLHLIVNHLGEILALKVTPGNVDDREPVRELSQELTGSLYGDKGYLSKALADDLAQNGITFITRKRRNMKAQAQAEWDRIMLLKRFIIETINGQLKLISQIEHSRHRSIKGFQLTVLCGLIAYCMKEKKPSPKIFYSDDDFPAAA